A single window of Aspergillus flavus chromosome 4, complete sequence DNA harbors:
- a CDS encoding NAP family protein, whose translation MSTDFGASLLDRLQGSEPTEAQLKKMSFLEEKRSRIDVDCLRDSTLKMRDWYNERDAFVNGNDEIKENFWVRVFANAPSEIDQYIMTPDAAALGSTLTNLKVERFELNEQGQGEPRSIRLTFEFRTGEENPFFENEKLVKELYWRRRSVKNADGKTKSWEGLVSEPVRIQWKKDMDLTKGLLDAACDLAEAEKGGKDRKKLPELEKLKNKIVELETTADQEDEDEDFPLSPAGASFFAFFGYRGNDVSAEESKVATKQADERFAKLSKGETVEDEEEEEDEEFEDIEVFPDGEQLAIAIADDLWPHALELFNRDEGMDIEELEGDVDDEDEDDGDDEEDARPKKKTKV comes from the exons ATGTCCACCGACTTTGGAGCTTCGTTGCTTGATCGCCTCCAGGGATCCGAGCCCACTGAGGCgcaattgaagaagatgtctTTCCTCGAAGAGAAGCGCTCTCGCATTGACGTCGACTGCC TTCGCGACAGCACCCTGAAGATGCGTGATTGGTACAACGAGCGCGATGCTTTCGTCAACGGAAACGATGAAATCAAGGAGAACTTCTGGGTTCGCGTCTTCGCCAATGCCCCTAGCGAGATCGACCAGTACATCATGACCCCTGATGCGGCGGCTCTGGGATCTACCCTCACGAACCTGAAGGTGGAACGATTCGAGCTTAATGAGCAGGGCCAGGGTGAGCCCCGCAGCATTCGCTTAACCTTCGAATTCCGTACTGGCGAGGAAAACCCATTCTTCGAGAACGAGAAGCTCGTCAAGGAGCTCTACTGGCGCAGGAGGTCCGTCAAGAATGCTGATGGCAAGACCAAGTCCTGGGAGGGCCTTGTCTCCGAGCCGGTTCGCATTCAGTGGAAGAAGGACATGGATCTCACTAAGGGCTTGCTCGATGCGGCTTGCGACCTGgccgaggccgagaagggTGGAAAGGACCGCAAGAAGCTCCcggagttggagaagctgaagaacaagattgTTGAGCTGGAGACCACTGCTGAccaggaggatgaggatgaggatttCCCCCTCAGCCCCGCAGGCGCaagcttcttcgccttcttcggcTACCGGGGTAACGATGTATCTGCAGAGGAGTCGAAGGTCGCTACTAAGCAGGCTGACGAGCGCTTTGCCAAGTTGTCTAAAGGAGAGACagtcgaggatgaggaggaagaggaggacgaagaatTCGAAGACATTGAGGTCTTCCCAGACGGAGAGCAGCTTGCTATCGCCATTGCCGACGATTTGTGGCCCCATGCTCTCGAACTTTTCA ATCGCGATGAGGGGATGGATATCGAGGAACTCGAGGGTGAcgttgatgacgaagatgaggatgacggagacgacgaggaagacgcacgccccaagaagaagaccaaggtgTAA
- a CDS encoding SNARE domain protein, producing the protein MRSHGISTFDPVLTLNPRTGEQRTLTVHNLSGFIERQDIAHKLACQIVPSVWGPFSDEESPKMNYHAEQRLVQRLERGLYVLFHMADIARDTYKTKQKINPLVPDVTGRLLVLTRMLEEYHEIPRNKRRLMSFQEYASHAYTVLKWGYREVDIGRRRLKFRGYLDEQTEVDFHVTLRMLRELMERMLLRHGPKVWHRDARNEYSMISWFLLKQSPQSLAKLLLSPQDECCGLEEKASESGLRKCQFSDPLDNYWKAWKNVPGLGCQACDCKRRVRSWSVKPALIDDQGRQYNRAAEKDVLATLQTAKPLFSSYLRIRSLAKSPSNPELQQARSELETTLTELTTDLDDLVESVRAIEQDPYRYGLELEEVQRRRKLVEDVGGEIEQMREELQKAVTSSAATGSARLDAPTGSSPSGLPNPSDFDNVLSPSADDRGDDYYAALEQQRQMELMHEQDEQLDGVFRTVGNLRQQADDMGRELEEQAVMIGEVDTLADRVGGKLQSGVSKIKYIVRKNEDTMSSFCIAVLIFVLVLLLILVIAL; encoded by the exons ATGcgcagccatggcatcaGCACATTTGACCCTGTGCTCACTTTGAACCCGCGGACGGGTGAACAGAGAACACTGACGGTACACAATCTTTCGGGTTTCATTGAGCGCCAGGACATTGCACACAAGCTGGCGTGCCAGATTGTCCCCTCAGTATGGGGTCCCTTCTCAGACGAAGAAAGTCCAAAGATGAACTATCATGCAGAACAACGGCTCGTTCAACGACTAGAGCGAGGGCTGTACGTGCTTTTCCACATGGCCGATATTGCTCGTGACACATacaaaacaaagcaaaagatAAACCCTCTGGTTCCGGACGTTACCGGGCGCCTATTGGTGCTTACTAGGATGCTGGAAGAGTACCACGAGATCCCGCGAAACAAGCGTCGCCTGATGTCCTTTCAAGAGTATGCCAGCCACGCTTATACAGTCTTAAAGTGGGGCTATAGAGAAGTAGATATCGGCAGGAGGCGGCTCAAATTCAGAGGTTACCTTGATGAGCAGACAGAGGTCGACTTCCACGTCACACTTCGAATGCTGCGGGAGCTTATGGAGAGGATGCTACTCCGACATGGTCCCAAAGTGTGGCATCGGGATGCGAGGAATGAATACAGCATGATCTCATGGTTTCTGCTGAAGCAATCGCCACAATCCCTAGCAAAGCTCCTCCTGAGCCCTCAGGATGAGTGCTGTGGTCTGGAGGAGAAAGCTTCGGAATCCGGCCTAAGAAAATGTCAATTCTCAGACCCACTCGATAATTACTGGAAAGCCTGGAAGAATGTCCCAGGCTTGGGCTGTCAAGCCTGTGACTGCAAGCGACGAGTGAGAAGCTGGAGTGTGAAACCAGCACTGATTGATGATCAAGGCCGACAATATAACCGCGCTGCGGAGAA AGACGTCCTTGCGACGCTGCAAACAGCAAAACCTCTCTTCTCATCATATCTACGCATCAGGTCTCTCGCCAAATCCCCATCCAATCCCGAGCTTCAACAGGCACGCTCGGAGCTGGAGACGACGCTGACCGAACTGACTACGGACTTGGATGACCTTGTGGAGAGTGTCCGTGCAATCGAACAAGATCCATACCGTTATGGCTTGGAGTTGGAAGAGGTTCAGCGTCGGCGAAAGTTGGTGGAAGATGTCGGCGGGGAGATCGAGCAAATGAGAGAGGAATTGCAAAAAGCCGTTACTAGTTCAGCGGCGACTGGCAGTGCTAGATTGGATGCGCCCACTGGCAGTTCGCCTTCGGGTCTACCCAATCCATCCGACTTTGATAATGTCCTCTCCCCGTCGGCGGATGATAGAGGAGATGATTACTATGCCGCTCTCGAACAGCAACGGCAAATGGAACTGATGCACGAGCAAGATGAACAGTTAGATGGCGTCTTCCGCACTGTTGGCAACTTGCGGCAGCAGGCCGACGATATGGGGAGGGAACTAGAGGAGCAAGCGGTCATGATAGGAGAGGTTGATACATTGGCCGACCGCGTCGGGGGTAAATTACAGAGTGGAGTGTCAAAGATCAAATACATCGTGAGAAAGAACGAAG ATACAATGTCCTCGTTTTGCATCGCCGTTCTCATTTTCGTGCTTGTCCTATTACTAATCCTGGTCATCGCCCTGTAA
- a CDS encoding methyltransferase domain-containing protein — MPRPKTLPLVEEWTDPDAYVDALLSFATSSDLFRHLCGGVHNLDFLTREPDVYTSLLPEHWRAFFELHDLQDLLDLFLREDLQPLLDQSRNPATDEGNPNARQEWRGAPLPPTDLLEYLQQIRRLSLGRDFRPPQPGKPTIPKHIAVGMNVKKYHEVAHFSRYVDSLCATVDGQRGDNITHVVDFGSGQSYLGRTLASPPYNRHIVAIERKHQFINGAKDFDIFAKLQVKKKNRLYNKKAACKDCEEPERPVTIDENASSRESEDAENVTIDDSTKQDVDEEDVAMINVFRDFSIAPDEIGSAPHKNDLNKKAAAKKQESNQPRGTMDYIEHEIKDGYLEPIIKDVISPPTENSTSAEQESNGKSNNARVMVISLHSCGNLLHHGVQSLVLNPSVKAIAMIGCCYNLMTERLGPATYKLPILRTMHPRLTKDAIAYDPHGFPMSKRLEDYEHDSGRGVKLNITARSMAVQAPYNWGREDSENFFTRHFYRSLLQKVLVDRGVVEKPSIPKDLYGAESLDSSEAGNPLIVGSLRKSAFTSFPTYVRAAVVKLSRDPHNGEKVKAGMADITEEELNDYVEKYGHTRKYLGIVWSLMAYSSSLVEAIIVVDRWQFLREHDSVKDCWVEPVFDYGVSPRNLAVIGIKK; from the coding sequence ATGCCACGACCTAAAACTCTTCCACTCGTTGAAGAGTGGACTGATCCCGATGCCTACGTCGACGCCCTCCTGTCCTTCGCTACCTCGTCCGACCTCTTCCGCCACCTTTGCGGCGGCGTGCATAACTTAGACTTTCTGACGCGCGAACCGGATGTCTATACGTCGCTTCTTCCGGAGCATTGGCGAGCGTTCTTTGAActccatgatcttcaggACCTCCTCGACTTATTTCTGAGGGAGGATCTCCAACCCCTCCTAGATCAGAGCAGGAATCCAGCGACAGATGAAGGCAACCCAAATGCACGGCAGGAATGGAGGGGAGCTCCCTTACCTCCGACAGATCTCTTAGAGTACCTCCAACAGATCCGACGGCTTAGTTTGGGCAGAGATTTCCGGCCCCCACAACCTGGGAAACCAACGATACCGAAACACATCGCAGTGGGGATGAATGTCAAGAAGTACCATGAGGTAGCACACTTTTCGAGATATGTCGATTCCCTGTGCGCCACCGTGGATGGGCAGCGGGGCGACAACATAACCCACGTTGTGGACTTTGGGTCGGGTCAAAGCTATCTTGGGCGCACGCTCGCTAGCCCCCCATACAATCGGCACATTGTTGCtattgaaagaaaacatcaaTTCATCAATGGCGCGAAGGATTTTGATATCTTTGCGAAACTGCAggtgaagaaaaagaatagactatataataagaAGGCCGCCTGTAAAGATTGCGAGGAACCAGAGAGGCCTGTGACGATAGACGAGAATGCATCTTCCCGGGAGTCAGAAGACGCGGAGAACGTAACAATCGACGATAGCACAAAGCAAGACgtggacgaggaggatgttgCCATGATAAACGTCTTCCGAGACTTTAGTATCGCGCCGGATGAGATTGGCTCGGCTCCGCATAAGAACGATCTTAATAAGAAAGCGGCGGCTAAGAAACAGGAGTCCAATCAGCCAAGAGGCACGATGGATTATATTGAACACGAAATTAAGGATGGGTATCTGGAGCCTATTATAAAGGACGTGATTTCGCCGCCCACCGAGAACTCAACGAGCGCCGAGCAGGAAAGCAATGGAAAGTCGAATAATGCCCGTGTTATGGTTATTTCCTTACATTCTTGCGGAAATCTGCTTCATCATGGTGTTCAGTCTTTGGTCCTGAACCCGTCCGTGAAAGCTATTGCCATGATTGGTTGCTGCTATAACCTGATGACCGAAAGACTCGGCCCTGCTACATACAAACTTCCTATTCTTCGAACCATGCACCCTCGTCTGACCAAGGATGCCATCGCGTATGATCCACACGGCTTTCCGATGTCGAAACGTCTGGAAGACTACGAGCATGACAGTGGAAGAGGTGTAAAGCTGAACATTACCGCAAGGTCGATGGCTGTTCAGGCGCCCTACAACTGGGGCAGGGAAGACAGCGAGAATTTCTTCACCCGGCACTTCTATCGGTCCCTCCTCCAGAAAGTCCTGGTAGACCGTGGGGTTGTGGAGAAGCCTTCCATCCCGAAAGATTTGTACGGCGCGGAGTCTTTGGATTCCAGTGAGGCTGGAAACCCTCTCATTGTCGGCTCCTTGCGAAAGTCCGCATTCACATCCTTTCCTACATATGTTCGCGCTGCCGTGGTGAAGCTCAGCCGGGATCCTCATAACGGCGAGAAGGTGAAAGCAGGCATGGCCGATATCACCGAGGAAGAGCTAAATGACTACGTGGAAAAGTACGGGCACACGAGGAAGTACCTCGGCATAGTGTGGAGCTTGATGGCCTATAGTTCATCTTTGGTTGAGGCCATTATCGTGGTTGACCGATGGCAATTCCTGCGTGAACACGACAGTGTCAAGGACTGCTGGGTTGAGCCCGTGTTCGATTATGGCGTAAGCCCAAGGAATCTGGCTGTCATCGGTATTAAAAAGTGA